In Betta splendens chromosome 19, fBetSpl5.4, whole genome shotgun sequence, the following proteins share a genomic window:
- the cdc42ep4b gene encoding cdc42 effector protein 4: MPILKQLVNNSSQSKRRSRVDLTAEMISAPLGDFRHTMHVGRGGDAFGDTSFLSTRSGEAPREAEAKQGSPGSKPGLLSRTFRSSKRSHSVNRGDNMAAPPAASSSIVKNAISLPYLNDEDPARGKHLPKSASSSPMKKIAETESRALNGAAAMATLDAELHERSFGELTDLPPSVPKGGGMKHAESMMSFHIDLGPSMLGDILSVMEKKGCEEDDLGFEEGRGSEGHASPSHIPHIDDDDAELLAPARPPRGSDPHAPQPRARNGSGPRDPDSCDPDSCSASSAGSAADDQPRYRLHDGDADSAKYSSPRGDEEFTFMDEDEEDEIRV, encoded by the coding sequence ATGCCCATCCTCAAGCAGCTGGTGAACAACTCCTCCCAGTCCAAGCGGCGCTCGCGCGTGGACCTGACGGCGGAGATGATCAGCGCTCCTCTGGGGGACTTCCGCCACACCATGCACGTGGGCCGAGGCGGCGACGCCTTCGGGGACACGTCCTTCCTCAGCACGCGCTCGGGCGAAGCCCCCCGGGAGGCGGAGGCCAAGCAGGGCTCTCCCGGCTCCAAGCCCGGCCTGCTGTCACGCACCTTCAGGAGCAGCAAGCGCTCGCACTCAGTCAATCGCGGCGACAACAtggcggcgccgcccgcggccTCGTCCAGCATCGTGAAAAACGCCATATCGCTGCCGTACCTGAACGACGAGGACCCGGCCAGAGGCAAACATCTGCCCAAGAGCGCGTCCTCCAGCCCCATGAAGAAGATCGCAGAGACGGAGAGCCGGGCGCTCAACGGGGccgctgccatggcaacgctcGACGCCGAGCTCCACGAGCGCAGCTTCGGGGAGCTGACGGATTTACCTCCGTCCGTGCCCAAAGGAGGCGGCATGAAGCACGCCGAGTCCATGATGTCCTTCCACATCGACCTGGGGCCGTCCATGCTGGGAGACATCCTGAGCGTGATGGAGAAGAAGGGCTGCGAGGAGGACGACCTGGGCTTCGAGGAGGGCCGGGGCAGCGAGGGCCACGCGTCCCCGTCTCACATCCCCCACATCGACGACGACGACGCCGAGCTCCTGGCGCCCGCCCGGCCCCCCCGCGGCTCGGACCCCCACGCGCCGCAGCCCAGGGCCCGGAACGGGAGCGGCCCCCGCGACCCCGACAGCTGCGACCCGGACAGCTGCTCGGCGTCCAGCGCCGGCTCGGCCGCCGACGACCAGCCTCGGTACCGGCTGCACGACGGCGACGCGGACAGCGCCAAGTACAGCTCGCCCCGCGGCGACGAGGAGTTCACCTTCatggacgaggacgaggaggacgagatCCGCGTCTAG